One window of the Podospora pseudocomata strain CBS 415.72m chromosome 7, whole genome shotgun sequence genome contains the following:
- a CDS encoding hypothetical protein (COG:I; EggNog:ENOG503PAWI), giving the protein MRLGFLGLGTMGTPMALNLSHHFPLTVWNRSPSKYSPLLQPGSTAKPAANPLQLIHQSDLIFLMLFNEQAILSILTPDLIPHLRNKTLVNTSSVSVPFSQHLNTSITTAGGTFIEMPVSGSKIPAQQGRLVGMLAANNPSLADSIRPYIQPMTSAAIYCGPVGSGLKMKYAVNTFLITVTVGLAEAANLASAQGLDLDAFGQVLEAGPMASAYSKLKVDKILREDWSAQATIKDCYNSTQLITAAAEGTGAETLLTQLCGSLYKRAIESGFADEDMISVVKCLPKRGDEECCDKKGGFQG; this is encoded by the coding sequence ATGCGCCTCGGCTTCCTAGGCCTAGGCACAATGGGCACCCCCATGGCCCTCAACCTATCCCACCACTTCCCCCTCACAGTCTGGAACCgctccccctcaaaatactcccccctcctccaacccggCAGCACCGCCAAACCAGCTgcaaaccccctccaactaATCCACCAATCCGACCTCATCTTCCTAATGCTCTTCAACGAAcaagccatcctctccatTCTCACCCCCGATCTAATCCCCCACCTCCGCAACAAAACCCTAgtcaacacctcctccgtctccgtcCCCTTCAGCCAGcacctcaacacctcaaTCACAACCGCAGGCGGCACCTTCATCGAGATGCCCGTCAGCGGCAGCAAAATCCCAGCCCAGCAAGGCCGTCTAGTCGGCATGCTAGCCgcaaacaacccctccctcgcagACAGCATCAGACCTTACATCCAGCCCATGACCAGCGCAGCCATCTACTGCGGCCCCGTCGGCTCCGGCCTCAAGATGAAATACGCTGTCAACaccttcctcatcaccgtgACCGTCGGCTTGGCCGAGGCCGCGAACCTGGCTTCGGCACAGGGGCTGGACCTTGACGCCTTTGGGCAGGTGCTCGAGGCTGGGCCGATGGCCTCTGCTTACTCAAAGCTTAAAGTTGACAAGATTCTCAGGGAGGATTGGTCAGCTCAGGCTACCATAAAGGACTGCTACAACAGCACTCAGCTTATCACGGCCGCTGCGGAAGGTACAGGCGCCGAGACTCTCCTGACCCAGTTGTGTGGCTCATTATACAAGCGGGCGATTGAGTCTGGGTTTGCTGACGAAGACATGATATCTGTGGTCAAGTGTCTGCCAAAAAGAGGCGATGAAGAGTGTTGTGATAAAAAAGGGGGCTTTCAAGGTTGA
- a CDS encoding hypothetical protein (EggNog:ENOG503PA1V): MADAMSYLASAHSSSGGACRGPQSRAYRRALHRYAKQINALPSCKFNFLKPQEFFSHLGPDAKAFHKNNPQCFGLPRSYSVRVVQDDNAQAAPAAAQAIEGKTIVIGQHGSDSSGLQLGSVGVKPSDVNWFSSTNSYVFDTVLEQPSAQLSPQLKASRVSGYVSLEGNAPAASIAIGSDVINVELDKKASWYDVEVAANAGAYLDTHKSTLAWDVKSDKWTNASWEEGKFTWGYDIANRGNDLQEDWVAENMFFDNYSDPPTEFNLTMDLYGPDYTCIIGESTDDGAFINTTITNRRFVPPAPAQRSQSAIKSVFPVKWKIQMTPFADSFVGAYEDSEGVIYAVKGSLRMEESADESVVAASMTEDLSVVEGTEKSFSAMSVAEAPSFIMAAAADAPPKAKLAVHQLMTFDPMVQDKEDPSGYRDSVATVAMKDFQNIIIYHMDEDLRTTFISASQVHLEPEVLAVANDDPGNAAWYKTLQVPLITSVLAQGTTEWGKHCNGARAAARLKSIPAESEVYKRHSAKLYRYRYFEKFPTMKEFLSDQRNGGHKEDLKKFADRMKEQFKAKTSGLGAGNPDFEKNLASALAEIDNLAKWARDKNLYWAMQLLYWVQNSAVKMWYGQYMSGSVSSSVAMRLKQLNTLFGILEDNANNTKPGGKSFMQAFNEEVRLYQMTTIIPQMVDLTGNTKQDIDDLVKECLDQYIKQYQNIDMEAHKEAIEAALLLYQQDELRRKVFKMLFALSRTSSTLGSWGATIELWHRELYNRPWFQNVAKIANSVRVLTVLTSVVVLVQPLLTGEWRSMSPEQKVKWGFALGGLAGMLIIEVAQGTLRLYQFWGDMAAKRWYEKLGTAFGWEGAVNKIENGALRVQKGFGSWFTRTAEQTKDLAARIAAKEEGLLEFSRFEKIFGRNVGEFMGAVLGVVLGIVSIVLILIELDSNKDGLLQAMDWIMFTSSVIQVAGIILGWVAAGLGAAYSGLALVAAWSGPIAIVFAVIGIILFLVWYFTTDHRDPIQKFVEDKARPAGLWVDNPMQASDYIRTVPAVDQNPSLPGLTFKGPMRRAGDIGQEDTSSIDAKYLHLGKTEGAVDLGDALDYTSDTIWSFETDAYGKSLIYTKRIIQEKDRKRAVLWYLSTDSSNNAIVKQRPGADPEWKALLPSLQWEVEVLEPPKVDGKKNVLASKARIRRGNLDLGRTFDRGNKQPGGLVLVDVGKYEEAVKKYRLRDIMYRQGHGPRPELPGPAVPFYVWEVEMEAMGPGNLEYSSPKWVLTNKLKNERNYPKFDYEPSDAMRWSISPPLDANSFELITAAGQDGGIVKQKDGVEPPLMSPTTYTVTCTVTRGGKDLVSCQANFTLEVITEEELAKRGDEGDDEE; encoded by the exons ATGGCAGACGCTATGTCATACCTGGCCAGTGCACACAGCTCTTCTGGTGGTGCCTGCCGGGGCCCGCAGAGCAGGGCCTATCGGAGAGCTTTGCACCGTTACGCCAAGCAAATCAAcgctcttccttcttgtAAGTTCAATTTTCTCAAACCTCAAGAGTTCTTTTCTCATTTGGGACCAGATGCCAAGGCTTTTCACAAGAACAATCCGCAGTGCTTCGGACTCCCGCGGAGTTACTCGGTGCGTGTCGTCCAGGACGACAATGCCCAGGCCGCTCCAGCCGCTGCCCAAGCTATTGAAGGCAAAACCATTGTGATCGGTCAACATGGTTCTGACAGCAGCGGCCTGCAGCTGGGCAGTGTTGGCGTCAAGCCCTCTGATGTGAACTGGTTCTCTTCGACCAATAGCTATGTCTTTGACACGGTGCTTGAGCAACCGTCAGCCCAGCTTTCTCCTCAACTGAAAGCATCGCGAGTCTCTGGATATGTGAGTCTTGAGGGCAACGCACCTGCAGCCTCAATTGCCATCGGATCGGACGTTATCAATgtcgagctcgacaagaaggcgagCTGGTACGATGTCGAGGTCGCAGCCAATGCTGGCGCCTACCTCGACACGCACAAGTCGACGCTGGCTTGGGATGTCAAGTCTGACAAGTGGACTAACGCCAGCTGGGAAGAGGGCAAATTTACCTGGGGTTACGACATCGCCAATAGAGGGAATGACTTGCAGGAGGATTGGGTCGCTGAGAATATGTTTTTTGACAACT ACTCCGATCCCCCAACTGAGTTTAACCTCACCATGGACCTGTACGGCCCGGACTACACATGCATCATCGGAGAGAGCACCGATGATGGTGCCTTcataaacaccaccatcacgaaTCGACGTTTTGTGCCCCCTGCCCCAGCCCAACGTAGTCAATCGGCCATCAAGTCTGTCTTCCCAGTCAAGTGGAAAATTCAGATGACCCCCTTCGCCGATAGCTTCGTGGGAGCCTACGAAGACTCTGAAGGCGTGATTTACGCCGTCAAGGGGTCGCTTCGTATGGAAGAGAGCGCCGATGAATCTGTCGTTGCTGCTAGCATGACTGAGGACCTCAGCGTCGTCGAAGGCACCGAGAAGTCGTTTTCTGCCATGTCCGTCGCAGAGGCACCGTCTTTTATtatggctgctgctgctgatgcaCCCCCCAAAGCCAAGCTGGCCGTCCATCAACTTATGACCTTTGACCCCATGGTACAGGACAAGGAGGATCCTTCCGGCTACCGTGACTCTGTGGCAACGGTGGCTATGAAGGATTTTcagaacatcatcatctatcACATGGACGAGGATCTGAGGACTACCTTCATCAGCGCTTCTCAAGTACACCTTGAGCCTGAGGTGCTGGCAGTCGCCAATGACGATCCGGGTAATGCAGCGTGGTACAAAACGCTCCAGGTTCCCCTTATCACGTCTGTGCTTGCACAAGGCACTACCGAATGGGGCAAACACTGCAACGGAGCTCGCGCAGCTGCACGGCTCAAGTCGATCCCCGCCGAGAGTGAGGTCTACAAGCGGCACTCGGCCAAGCTCTATCGGTACCGCTATTTCGAGAAGTTTCCCACCATGAAGGAGTTCCTGTCTGATCAACGCAATGGGGGCCATAAGGAAGACTTGAAGAAGTTTGCCGACAGAATGAAGGAGCAGTTCAAAGCCAAGACATCGGGACTCGGCGCCGGCAATCCTGACTTTGAAAAGAACCTCGCAAGCGCCCTTGCTGAGATCGACAACTTGGCCAAATGGGCGCGCGACAAGAACTTGTATTGGGCTATGCAGCTTCTGTACTGGGTCCAAAACTCGGCCGTCAAGATGTGGTACGGCCAGTACATGTCTGGCAGTGTGTCGAGCTCCGTGGCCATGCGGTTGAAGCAGTTGAACACGCTGTTTGGCATTCTTGAGGACAACGCCAACAACACGAAGCCTGGAGGCAAGAGCTTTATGCAAGCCTTCAATGAAGAAGTCAGGCTGTACCAGATGACGACAATCATCCCGCAGATGGTCGACCTGACCGGCAATACAAAGCAGGACATTGACGACTTGGTAAAGGAGTGTCTGGATCAGTACATCAAGCAGTACCAGAATATCGACATGGAGGCGCACAAGGAGGCCATCGAGGCCGCGCTGCTGCTCTATCAACAGGACGAACTGCGCCGCAAGGTTTTCAAGATGTTGTTTGCGCTTTCCCGCACCAGTAGCACCTTGGGCTCATGGGGTGCCACGATTGAGTTATGGCATCGTGAACTGTACAACAGGCCATGGTTTCAGAATGTTGCCAAAATTGCCAATTCGGTCCGGGTGCTTACCGTCCTCACCAGTGTTGTTGTACTCGTCCAGCCTCTTTTGACTGGCGAATGGAGGAGCATGTCGCCAGAGCAGAAGGTGAAGTGGGGATT TGCCCTCGGCGGTCTGGCTGGTATGCTCATCATCGAAGTTGCCCAAGGCACCTTGCGTTTGTACCAATTCTGGGGCGACATGGCCGCTAAGCGGTGGTATGAGAAGCTTGGTACCGCCTTTGGCTGGGAAGGTGCCGTCAACAAGATTGAGAATGGCGCTTTGCGGGTTCAAAAGGGATTCGGCAGCTGGTTCACTCGTACTGCCGAGCAGACCAAGGACTTGGCTGCTCGAATtgctgccaaggaggaggggttgctcGAGTTCAGCAGATTTGAGAAGATATTTGGCAGGAATGTTGGGGAGTTCATGGGGGCTGTTCTTGG CGTGGTCTTGGGCATTGTCAGTATCGTTTTGATCCTCATCGAACTCGACTCGAACAAGGACGGTTTGCTCCAGGCGATGGACTGGATCATGTTCACTTCATCTGTCATTCAAGTGGCCGGGATTATCCTCGGATGGGTTGCCGCAG GTCTCGGGGCTGCCTATTCAGGTCTCGCGCTCGTTGCCGCATGGTCAGGGCCTATCGCTATCGTCTTTGCTGTCATCGGAATAATCCTGTTTCTTGTCTGGTATTTTACCACCG ACCACCGCGATCCAATCCAGAAGTTTGTGGAAGACAAGGCCCGGCCCGCAGGACTTTGGGTAGACAACCCGATGCAAGCATCCGACTACATTCGTACCGTGCCTGCTGTCGATCAAAACCCATCCCTTCCTGGCCTGACTTTCAAGGGACCAATGCGGCGGGCCGGCGATATTGGCCAGGAAGACACCAGCTCCATTGACGCCAAGTATCTGCATCTCGGTAAAACCGAGGGCGCCGTCGACCTCGGCGACGCTCTAGACTACACATCCGACACCATCTGGAGCTTTGAGACAGACGCCTATGGCAAGAGCTTGATCTACACCAAGCGCATCATCCAGGAGAAAGACCGCAAGCGAGCAGTGCTGTGGTATTTGTCgacagacagcagcaacaacgccATCGTTAAGCAACGCCCCGGCGCCGACCCCGAGTGGAAGGCGTTGCTTCCTTCCTTGCAGTGGGAGGTCGAGGTCCTAGAGCCGCCAAAGGTTGACGGCAAGAAGAACGTGCTGGCAAGCAAGGCGCGCATTCGCCGAGGCAACCTCGATCTGGGACGCACCTTTGACAGAGGCAACAAGCAGCCCGGCGGACTTGTACTGGTGGATGTTGGAAAGTATgaagaggctgtcaagaagtATCGCCTCAGGGACATAATGTACCGCCAGGGTCACGGACCTCGGCCGGAGCTACCAGGGCCTGCGGTGCCATTTTATGTCTGGGAGGTTGAAATGGAGGCAATGGGCCCTGGAAACTTGGAGTACAGCTCGCCCAAGTGGGTGTTGACCAACAAACTCAAG AATGAACGCAACTACCCGAAATTCGACTATGAGCCGAGTGATGCCATGCGCTGGTCCATCTCGCCCCCGCTCGACGCCAACAGCTTTGAGCTCATCACGGCCGCGGGCCAGGACGGCGGTATCGTGAAGCAAAAGGACGGTGTCGAGCCACCGCTCATGTCGCCAACCACGTACACAGTGACGTGCACCGTGACGCGCGGTGGCAAGGATCTCGTGTCGTGCCAGGCTAACTTTACACTCGAGGTGATTACTGAGGAGGAGCTAGCCAagaggggtgatgagggggatgacgaggaatGA